CTAAAGCGTTTCCGTCCACGTGCCAAGGGATCAGCATCACCAATCAATAAGCGTACAAGCCACATTTCTATTGTGGTAACAGAAAAGTAAGGAGGATTGAGTCATGGGTCAAAAGATTAACCCAACTGGTATGCGTGTCGGCATCATCCGCGACTGGGATGCCAAGTGGTACGCAAACAAGAAGGACTACGCAACTGCTTTGCATGAAGATTTAAAGTTGCGTAATTATATCAATACAAAGTTGGCTGACGCATCAGTTTCACGCATCGAAATCGAGCGTACTGCTAACCGCGTAAACATCTCAATCCACACTGCAAAGCCAGGTATGGTAATCGGTAAGGGTGGATCAGAAGTTGATGCATTGCGTAGCGAGTTGTCACGTTTAGTGGCTGCTGGTGAACGTGTACACATCAACATCATCGAGATCAAGAAGCCTGATTTGGACGCCCACTTGGTTGGTGCACAAATTGCAGCTGACTTGGAGCGCCGTGTTGCGTTCCGTCGTGCAATGCGTGGTGCTATTCAACGTGCAATGCGTGCTGGTGCCAAGGGTATCAAGACACAAGTTGCTGGACGTTTGAATGGAGCTGATATTGCTCGTATCGAGCAATATACTGAGGGTACTGTTCCTTTGCACACATTGCGTGCGGACATTGACTACTCATGGGATGAGGCAACTACTACTTACGGTCAACTAGGTGTAAAGACTTGGATTTACCGCGGTGATATCTTGCCTGAGAAGAAGAACAAGAAGCAAGGAGGCGAGTAACATGCTAGTTCCTAAGCGTGTAAAGTACCGTCGTCCACACCGTGGCCACATGCGTGGTGAAGCTAAGGGTGGTAAGACAGTTACATTCGGTGAATTCGGTTTGCAAGCTACAACTTCAAGCTGGATTACTAACCGTCAAATCGAAGCCGCTCGTGTCGCTATGACACGTTACATGAAGCGTGGTGGTCAAGTTTGGATTAAGATTTTCCCACACTTGGCTTACACTTCTAAGGGTGTCGGAGTTCGAATGGGTAACGGTAAAGGTACTCCAGAAGGTTGGGTTGCACCTGTTAAGCGCGGTAAGGTTATGTTTGAAGTTGGCGGAGTTACTGAAGAAGTTGCCCGCGAAGCCTTGCGCCTTGCATCTAACAAGTTGCCAGTTAAGACTAAGATCTTAACTCGCCAAGTGGAGGGTGAATAATGAAGACCAAGGATTTACAAAACGAAATCATGGGCCTCAGCGCAGCTGAGTTGGTGGCCAAGGAAAAGAGCTACAAGGAAGAATTGTTCAACTTGCGTTTCCAATTAGCTACAGGTCAACTTGAGAACACGGCTCGTTTGTCTGAAGTGCGTAAGCAACTTGCCCGTATTAAGACAGTGATTCGTCAACAAGAATTGAACAAGTAGTTAGAAGAGAGGAGACCAAGATGACTGAAGCTCGTAATACACGTAAGGTTTACCAAGGCCGCGTGGTTTCAGATAAGATGGAAAAGACAATTACTGTCGCTATCGAAACATACAAGAACCACCCAGTTTATGGTAAGCGTGTTAAGTACACGAAGAAGTTTAAGGCTCACGATGAAAACAACGAAGCTAAGCAAGGTGATATTGTACGCATCATGGAGACGCGTCCAACATCAGCTACAAAGCGCTTCCGTTTGGTAGA
This is a stretch of genomic DNA from Weissella soli. It encodes these proteins:
- the rpsC gene encoding 30S ribosomal protein S3, encoding MGQKINPTGMRVGIIRDWDAKWYANKKDYATALHEDLKLRNYINTKLADASVSRIEIERTANRVNISIHTAKPGMVIGKGGSEVDALRSELSRLVAAGERVHINIIEIKKPDLDAHLVGAQIAADLERRVAFRRAMRGAIQRAMRAGAKGIKTQVAGRLNGADIARIEQYTEGTVPLHTLRADIDYSWDEATTTYGQLGVKTWIYRGDILPEKKNKKQGGE
- the rpsQ gene encoding 30S ribosomal protein S17, with protein sequence MTEARNTRKVYQGRVVSDKMEKTITVAIETYKNHPVYGKRVKYTKKFKAHDENNEAKQGDIVRIMETRPTSATKRFRLVEIVEKAVII
- the rplP gene encoding 50S ribosomal protein L16; translation: MLVPKRVKYRRPHRGHMRGEAKGGKTVTFGEFGLQATTSSWITNRQIEAARVAMTRYMKRGGQVWIKIFPHLAYTSKGVGVRMGNGKGTPEGWVAPVKRGKVMFEVGGVTEEVAREALRLASNKLPVKTKILTRQVEGE
- the rpmC gene encoding 50S ribosomal protein L29 translates to MKTKDLQNEIMGLSAAELVAKEKSYKEELFNLRFQLATGQLENTARLSEVRKQLARIKTVIRQQELNK